Below is a window of Cherax quadricarinatus isolate ZL_2023a chromosome 92, ASM3850222v1, whole genome shotgun sequence DNA.
CTACTGGAGACGACGGACATGAACTTCCTGATACTCGGAAACGCTACGCTGCTACAACGACTCCAATTCCATCTCCAAGGACTATAtggggaacagaactccatcacaCTAAAGAAACGGATCCAGGTAAACCATTTACAGATGTTTTTGAAACAGAACAAGAAGTCCTTTTGGATGATGAACACGTTCCACCTCAAATCTCTTTAGCCCTTTTGACTACTATTCAATCTAAGGAGTATTTTGAACGTCTAGAACGTATTTTATCGCTTCAAACCTCCTTTGTAGAAGCCCAGAGAAAGTTAAAAAGGGAGAATTTTGAACGTGAATCTTTGCTTTATGAACGGGAAGTACTGAGGAAGAAAAGAGAATCTAGTAATATGTATACAATCCCTTCATTTGACCTTGGTAAAGCAGCCTCTTTGATGCCTAAATTTACGGAGGATAATTTAGATTCATTTTTTGAAGCATTCGAAAATCAGGCGAAGGTGATGCAATGGCCTCCTAAATATTGGGCTGCTTTAATACATTCATCTTTAATAGGAAAAGCCCAAACCATAACTGCCAACTTACCTTTTGAACAATATTCTGATTATACTCAGGTAAAAGATTGTCTTCTGAAAGCTTATGATTTATTACCTGTCAGTTATTTGAAGATGTTTAGAACTCTGAAGAAATATCCTCAGCAGTCTTGGGTGGACTTTGCCAGGGAAAAGCTCTCTGCTTTCGAGCGTTGGCGTAGGGCCGCGGGAGCCGCCTCAGTCGAGTCACTTTCCCAGCTGATGTTGCATGAAgacctttttaaatattttccagaGAGGGTGCATACTTATCTTTTGACATTTCCCACTACTAACTTGTTAGATACTGCTGCCCACGCAGATCACTTTGAAATTTCCCATGCTATAACCACAGAAATGTCTAAGGCCCCGGAAAAGAAATCTACCTCCCAAGGTTTTAGTTCAAGATTGACGGCTAGGAAAACTCCAGCTGGCGAACCTTTGAAGGTGTATTCAGACAAAAAACAGGTGACAAACGGCTCTTTCTCCAGACAGTATCCTAAAGATCAATTACCACTGTGCCTTTTTTGTAAAAAGTTAGGTCATAGACAGTCCCAGTGTTGGCATAAACAGCGGGAAGATAAAACCCAACCAAGAGGGAGATATCCTACCCAGGTAATAAATTCCTCTCGGAAGTATGAAACTCTGGatgatgaatctctaccttttcAGGCCTCGTCTAGCAGACCGTCTAATAGATGACTTTACCACGACAGTGCTTCAGAAGAAAAGGTCCGAGTAGCTATGGAACCCTACTTTTCCCAGGGGAAGTTCGGACTCTGTAAAGAGAGgttagtaaatatcactaccTTTCGAGATACTGGCAGCTATCTCTCTTTATTAAGATCAAACCTGGTAAAGTTACCTACTAGTAGTGAACCCCGGCTAGACGTATTATTAGAGGCTTACGGAGGCACAATAATAAAGGTCCCTATTATAAGGATTTATGTAGAACTGCCTGGATATGTAGGCTGGATCAATGTGGGACTTTCAGATAAACCTTTTCCCATTGCCGGCGTGGATCTATTAATCGGGAACGAAATTGATCAATTGGAGATACCCAGAGAGCCTCTGGTTTTAGATAATCCTTGTGATGTAAATTATGCCTTAGAAGCCTCTGAGGCAGGGCTAGACTTATTTCCCCTTAATGTGGTCACCAGAGCCATGGCTAAGAACTCTAACAATTTGGATATTCAACAGCCTTTAGAAATGTCCGATGAATTAGGTTTGAACTTCCTGTTTAGCGAAGCAATTCAGTCGAGACCCACAGGTGACAAAGTTTTACCAGTCCCTGCGGACCTAGCTAGAAAATGTAATAAAGAAGAATTTCTTTTAGCTCTAAAGGACGATAAAAGTTTAACCAATAAGGATAAAGAGGAAGGTTACCTTTTAGATGAAGACGGTTTTCTTTGGAAgagaaataatgataatgatttgAGTTCAAAAGGAAACTTGTTAGTGGTGCCATCGTCCTTACGTAATATGGTATTTGAACTAGCACATGATAATCCATTGGGAGGTCATTTAGGATCTCGTAAGACAGAGAAAAAgataaggaaatattttttttggccTCAGATGAGGACTTGTATTGCTGACAAACTACGGAAATGCCACGTTTGTCAAATAATAGGCAAAACGGCACACAATCCCGCGTCTGCCCCTTTACTTCCTATAAAATGTCCTGAAGAACCTTTTGAAAGATTAGTTATTGATTGTGTAGGACCGTTGCCCCGCACAAAAAGGGGTAACCAGTATATCTTCACTATCATAGATATGGCAACTCGGTATCCTGATGCTATCCCTATGTCCAAAATTAATTCCAGAAATATAGTAAGAGCTTTAATACGCTTCTTTGCTCAAGTAGGCATACCACGTGAAATTCAATCTGACCAAGGTTCTAATTTTACGTCTAAGGTTTTTAAAGAGGCTATGTCTCGATTAGGAGTAAGACAGATCCTCTCTACAGCATATCATCCCCAGTCACAAGGAGTgctggaaagattccaccaaaccctTAAATCTACTTTACGTGCTTACTGTGAGCAATATTCTCGTGAATGGGACGaaggtttaccctttcttctcttCGCCCTCCGTGAAGCTGAACAAGAAAGTACTAAATACTCTCCATTTGACTTGATTTTTGGACATCAGGTGCGAGGACCCCTAGCCATATTACGAGATTCTTGGATAGGGAAGAGAGGACCTCTTCATCCCAGTCCTCTACTTTGGAAAGAACCTCTCTCCAAATTAAAAAGCTTAGCTGCCGTGAATCTGTCAGAAGCTCAAGCCAAAATGAAGAAATCTTATGACCAAAAGGCTAAATCTCGTTCATTCTCTCCGAATGAATTAGTGTTAGTTAAAAACTTAATTCCAGGACATTCTTTAAAACCTAGATATTTGGGGCCATATGAAATAGTAGACAAAAAAAATGACGTGAATTATCTGGTCCGTGAACCAGGACGTCGtaagaaaattaagaggtatcACATAGATAACTTAAAGAAGTACGAGTCTAGCCTTCTCCTTACTATTATTACCTCTATTCAACCTACATCCACTGAAATAAGGAATGACACTGTAAGGGAAGTAAGAGAATTTAGACTACATAATTCTGAAGTTTTAAAAGAACTAGACCATTTCCTGGAAGTTCTTCCTACCTCCCAAAAATCTCAAATCAAAGAGTTAATCACTAAATATAACTCCATCTTCAAAGATATCCCTACTCCTTGTACATTGGGTTTCCACGATATTGAATTGTTAGAAGATAGTCCAATAAAGCAATCCCCTTATCGGGTCTCTCCTGCTAAGCAAGAATTAATTCAACAAGAAATAAATACATTACTGGAATATAATTTGATAGAACCCAGTTGGACACCTTGGGCCTCTCCCTGTTTATTGGTCCCAAAACCCGATGGTACCGTACGCCTATGCACGGATTACCGTAAAGTAAATTCAGTCACCAAACCAGATGGGTTTCCATTACCCAGGATTGATGATTTAATAGATGCTGTAGCCGGTGCCAACTTTGTGACCAGATTAGACTTGCTGAGAGGGTATTACCAGGTGCCATTAACTGCTAGGGCCCAAGAGATTTCCGGGTTCGTAGTTAAGAACGGACTATTTACGTATAAGGTTATGCCTTTCGGCTTGTGTAACGCCGCCTTCTCTTTCCAGAGAATTATGAACATTTTAGTCCAACCCTTAGAAGGTGTAGAGGCATACTTAGACGACCTGGTGGTTTTTAGTGATGACTGGCAGTCTCATTTACAAAGATTAGAGCAACTACTGAAAGCATTGCAGAAATACAATTTCACTGTAAATTTACAAAAATGTGACTTTGGTAAAGCCCAGATTAAATATCTCGGTTTTAAAATAGGGAAGGGACTAGTAGCCCCCGACCAATTAAAGGTCCAAGCTATTTTAAATTTCCCGTCTCCTCAAGACAGGAAAGCCCTCCAACGATTTTTGGGAATGGCTACTTATTACAGGCGTTTTTGCCCAAACTTTGCTCAAGTTGCCTCCCCCCTGACTAGATTGACCAGtcctaaatataaatttaattggGACGAGTATTGTGAACAAGCTTTTAAACGTTTAAAACGTTTCCTTTCCTCTGCCCCAGTATTGCGTGCACCCAATTTCCAAATTCCTTTCACCCTCCATGTTGATGCCAGTGATGCAGCTATAGGTGCTGTCTTATTGCAATCCTTCCAAAACGGTAATATTCTACAtccaatatgttatttttcctataaattgaaagaatatcaaagatcttattcaactatagaaaaagaagccctGGCTTTAGTGTTGTCCTTAGAACACTTTGACGTATACCTCGGTTATACTCCTCATGTGATAAATATTTACTCAGACCATAATCCTCTAactttcataaattctatgaaatcaaaaaaTGTTAGAATATTACGCTGGGCTTTAAGGATCCAACCTTACCGGATCTCCATTTTTCACATAAAGGGTTCGAGCAACGTGTTAGCCgatgctctctctcgctcctaaTATGGCTTAACTACGGAAATTCTTTGCAGTCAAGCAGTTTCTGGACCAGTTCTAGCAAGTGGATGACTAACCTTGGAATGATGTACCTCCATCCCTATACCAGCTGGTTGGTTTCTTCTACACCATCAGCATCTTAAACGCCGAGATATTTGCTTGTGGGCCGGggtgtcatgcccctatggttaaccttcctttaatattacattgcggtcatttcctttaatagctaaattggaaatgaacgtccttgtattattaagattaattcttattaacaattattataatttatgtaacatgcccatgataagtttaattggaggtatagtaacctgcctgccgcccggtgtgccggtgtgtagttagccgtgatgttcgatggttatacccccccccttcccccccccctttatgttcaactactctactgagtgttggtgagtcacgtcacgtgacccactttacctgtatgctcaaggttgagggacgagcagtgaagaagtagcagccaacgagaacactcctgctcgtctctggtaactggccaagatttattagccggcctggacatattctgttttattctgactgcttccaattgggaaacaagactttatacattaaagtaatctccatttatatatatgttatatctaggatctcctcctaatcgTCTGTTTTGAAAGCCTTATGTATATGTTGGATACTATAGAAGAAACAtgtattcttaacttatatacgataattcgtatattataactggcttttgttatattatgaatatacttaattaaaattaggcattccggaggatcattattattaccctaacctctctgaccaaaattgttatgctctaaaaagaaggaaatagttgttacaatacttggagtgtaacacccctggacactataacctccaccaaggccagcttcggggcctcgccccctggacactataacctccaccaaggccagcttctgggcctcgccccctggacactataacctccaccaaggcaagcttcggggcctcgccccctggacactataacctccaccaaggccagcttcggggcctcgccccctggccactataacctccaccaaggcaagcttcggggcctcgccacctggccactataacctccaccaacgcaagcttcggggcctcgccacctggacactataacctccaccaaggcaagcttcggggcctcgccccctggacactataacctccaccaaggcaagCTTCGGGGCCTCaccccctggacactat
It encodes the following:
- the LOC128688419 gene encoding uncharacterized protein, which produces MNVEMAERFEDITKEKLQNLKLQSCWQLARSLGIKYDRHFTAQTVRCMIQNVLFPDEQDPEIENGEADIPSFLNSFLQTPEAETTTLTTPTGDDGHELPDTRKRYAATTTPIPSPRTIWGTELHHTKETDPGKPFTDVFETEQEVLLDDEHVPPQISLALLTTIQSKEYFERLERILSLQTSFVEAQRKLKRENFERESLLYEREVLRKKRESSNMYTIPSFDLGKAASLMPKFTEDNLDSFFEAFENQAKVMQWPPKYWAALIHSSLIGKAQTITANLPFEQYSDYTQVKDCLLKAYDLLPVSYLKMFRTLKKYPQQSWVDFAREKLSAFERWRRAAGAASVESLSQLMLHEDLFKYFPERVHTYLLTFPTTNLLDTAAHADHFEISHAITTEMSKAPEKKSTSQGFSSRLTARKTPAGEPLKVYSDKKQVTNGSFSRQYPKDQLPLCLFCKKLGHRQSQCWHKQREDKTQPRGRYPTQVINSSRKYETLDDESLPFQASSSRPSNR